The stretch of DNA AACATTCCCCAATCCGGTAGGGTTAGCAGCAGGATTAGACAAAAATGGGCGCTGTATAGATGCCTTTAGCCAAATGGGTTTTGGTTTTGTTGAAATTGGCACCATTACACCGCTTGCGCAGCCTGGCAATGAAAAACCAAGAATATTTCGTATACCAGAGCGCAACGCCATCATTAACAGAATGGGTTTTAATAATGATGGCGTTGATGCTTTGATAGAGAATGTTAAAAACTCTAATTATAACGGCATCTTGGGCATTAACATTGGTAAGAATAAAGATACGCCCAATGAAAGAGGCCACGAAGATTACGTAATTTGTATGCATAAAGTATATGAATATGCTGACTATATTACCGTTAATATTTCATCTCCAAATACACCAGGGTTACGAGACATGCAATTTGGTGACTCACTCATTACATTATTATCAGCGGTAAAACAGGCACAACTAGAGTTAGAAAAACAGCATAAAAAGTATGTTCCAGTGTTAGTTAAAATAGCGCCAGATATGGATGATATCGGTATTGAACAAGTAATTGAGTGCATAGTAAAGAATAGTATCGACGGAGTCATAGCAACCAACACCACGCTATCGAGAGATGCAGTTAAAGGTTTAAAACACGGTGACGAAATGGGCGGTTTGAGTGGCGATCCTGTTCGTGACATGAGTACAGAGGTAATTAAAAAAATCAGGTCGATTAATGCGACACTTCCAATTATAGGTGTGGGTGGCATTAGTAGTGCGAAGGCAGCTAAAGAAAAGTTAGACGCTGGAGCATGCCTAGTTCAGGTGTATAGTAACTTTATTTACCAAGGTCCTAAACTAATCAAAGATATAGTGAATGGTTTATAAACTGTTGACAGAAACTATAGCGCTTAATACTCTGGACTTAATTAATTAGCGATAAGACTAAGGGCTATATCTTGCAAAACTGCGTTACTAATGGAGAGGGCTGGTACTGGCTTGTTGATGACAGTAGTGGTTCATTCCTACTTAAATTAAGTGAAGATGTGGTATTTCCTACAGTGTATAAAGCATCCGAATTAATAAATAGTTTTCAAGATGAGCAATGTTTTACGACCTCAGATGCATTTTTATATAGCCTATTCAGAGATAAATTTTCAGCGGTAGCCATGGATGAGCAACAGGCCTTTACTTTGGCGGTAAACGCAACCGTAGCGAATCATTATTTAAAACCTCAGGCTATAAAAAGTTGGTTTTTTTCGGTTGCACAACACAAAGAAACAAAAATTATAAGACAGGGTGACTGGGTTGCCTTGAATGCTAAAGAACAGGCCATATATCTAGTGTTAGATACAGATCAACACGCTTCAAACGTTATTTTAGTTAGTGAACGTCATGTTATCGATGACTCTCGATTATATATTCGCGGAAAAGCATTACGCGTGCACAACGATCGATTAACGCCAGTTTCACATCAATTACAGGATTATCAATTATGAGCCGAGTTATTATTTTAGTGGCCGACGGTTTAGGTATCGGCAGTTCTGCAGACGCAGAAGCTTTTGGCGATACTGGCGCAAATACGTTCTTCCATATATATCAACATATGCTTCAAGAGCATAATCACGTTTTAAATATTCCTAATTTAGCGAAATTAGGTTTAGTTAAAGCTTGTGAAAACGCTAATAATATTAAATTCGAACAATTTCCTCAGACTAATATTGCCGGAGCATACGGTCATATGCAGGAAATTTCTACGGGCAAAGACACACCGAGTGGGCACTGGGAAATGGCTGGTGTTCCCGTTTTATTTGAATGGGGATATTTTTCGGAAAAAACTAACAGTTTTCCACCTGAATTTATCGAAGAACTAGTAAAAAGAACTGGTGTTACTGGCATTTTAGGCAATCGACACGCACCAGGTACCGATGTGTTGACTTGGCATGGTGAAGAACATATCAAAACCGGAAAGCCAATTTGTTATACAAGTGCAGATAGTGTTTTTCAAGTAGCTGCTCATGAAAGTCACTTTGGTTTAGAAGAGTTATATAGTTTTTGTGAGATAGCCCGAGAACTGTTAGATAAATATAATATAGGCCGTGTCATCGCAAGACCATTTTTAGGCGAAACACCATCTGAGTTTAAACGAACCGGGAATCGCAGGGATTACTCGGTATTACCGCCATCAGAAACGGTATTACAAAAAGTTGCAAGCGCTAATAAACAAGTGGTGAGTATAGGTAAGATTTCCGATATTTATGCCCATCAAGGCATTACAAAAGCGATAAAAGCCACGGGTCTAGAGGCATTAATCGATACTACGTTAAATGAAATGTCGAGCGACGACGGTGAAGGGATCATCTTTACCAATCTTGTTAATTTTGACCAAGACTACGGACATCGTCGAGATATAAAAGGTTTTGCTGAAGCTTTAGAATATTTTGATAGTCGTATTCCAGAGTTATTGGCTGCATTAAATGAAGACG from Psychrosphaera aestuarii encodes:
- the pyrD gene encoding quinone-dependent dihydroorotate dehydrogenase: MLFEIAKKFMFSQDPEWAHDFALNNFRRFANTPISWVWQQNVENKPVQVLGLTFPNPVGLAAGLDKNGRCIDAFSQMGFGFVEIGTITPLAQPGNEKPRIFRIPERNAIINRMGFNNDGVDALIENVKNSNYNGILGINIGKNKDTPNERGHEDYVICMHKVYEYADYITVNISSPNTPGLRDMQFGDSLITLLSAVKQAQLELEKQHKKYVPVLVKIAPDMDDIGIEQVIECIVKNSIDGVIATNTTLSRDAVKGLKHGDEMGGLSGDPVRDMSTEVIKKIRSINATLPIIGVGGISSAKAAKEKLDAGACLVQVYSNFIYQGPKLIKDIVNGL
- a CDS encoding phosphopentomutase → MSRVIILVADGLGIGSSADAEAFGDTGANTFFHIYQHMLQEHNHVLNIPNLAKLGLVKACENANNIKFEQFPQTNIAGAYGHMQEISTGKDTPSGHWEMAGVPVLFEWGYFSEKTNSFPPEFIEELVKRTGVTGILGNRHAPGTDVLTWHGEEHIKTGKPICYTSADSVFQVAAHESHFGLEELYSFCEIARELLDKYNIGRVIARPFLGETPSEFKRTGNRRDYSVLPPSETVLQKVASANKQVVSIGKISDIYAHQGITKAIKATGLEALIDTTLNEMSSDDGEGIIFTNLVNFDQDYGHRRDIKGFAEALEYFDSRIPELLAALNEDDTLLITADHGCDPSWPGTDHTREYVPIIAFKPGIKEVNLGLRDTFADMGQTIADIFQVESTAYGTSFKMSLS
- a CDS encoding cell division protein ZapC domain-containing protein, with protein sequence MQNCVTNGEGWYWLVDDSSGSFLLKLSEDVVFPTVYKASELINSFQDEQCFTTSDAFLYSLFRDKFSAVAMDEQQAFTLAVNATVANHYLKPQAIKSWFFSVAQHKETKIIRQGDWVALNAKEQAIYLVLDTDQHASNVILVSERHVIDDSRLYIRGKALRVHNDRLTPVSHQLQDYQL